Part of the Echeneis naucrates chromosome 1, fEcheNa1.1, whole genome shotgun sequence genome, AGTACACAGCTCCAGTACTTGAGTCAGAGATCTATGtccaataaaagtgaaagtagcAAAGTTAAACGATAACTTGAGTAAAAGGGCAGGAGTACTTCATTGCAGCGCAGGGTGTCCATTCACTACATTCAAAGAATCTGACTCTAAGATAATGCAGtgaatgaattgatttgaaatgaattgaaattttgaaaaagaagcaaattctatagaaacaaacttaaaatgacaaaaagaccAACATTGCAattatattgttttttattaaaagaaaaccaccccttcaaaataaaaatgccagaTAAAATAAGGTAGAATAAACTTCTTGGCTCAGTGATAAAATCTAAACTTAAACATTGCCTGCCGAAGACATGACTTGCAGTGCACAGCTGTAGCTGATCACTTTCACTTTCCCACTTGAATGTTACCTGCGAGTTCAACGGGGACAGCTACAGCAACACTGCTTGAACACAAGAGATGCGCATGAATGGAGTTTATGGAATTCTCTAATTCATAGATATACAGTGGCGTCAAAGTACGATATTTCCCTTTCCGATGGAGTggagtaaaagtacaaagtttccaaaataaagtggggggaaaaaacagtcACTCAAGTAAAATACAGATCCTCTAAAAGTGTActtaagtaaatttactttgttgaCGTCTACCACTGATTTCAATGGAGgacattaaaattcatttcattttagcaATTTTCCTGAAATGGCAGCGAAAGAGAGACTGCAGTGTTAGTGGTCAGATACACCTGAGGTGATTCGTATCTGTACTCAAATCGAAAGTCATTCCAACTTTAGAAACTTCACATCGGTGAAGTCTTAAGTCTGACTTTGATTAGTAATGTAATTCTATTAAAAACTTCTTATTAATTAAACTTAATTAAAGGAGTAAGTCAATGCAAACtaaatgacactgaaaaaataatGGGCTGGCATCAGCACAGATGCTGGAAGCTTCACTTTATCTGCTGCTCACAGACAGATgtgaaacatttgtgtttgagtgaacCGCAAAGAAGctggtgtttatttttgcataatGTTGCGTTTGCTGCAGTTTAAATgaggagagtgaaagaaaaacaaagagcgGCCAGCAGGGCTGTGAAAAGCTGCAGGCGGGGTAGACAACACAGGCGCAAACTCACTCACAGAAGTACTTAGAGAAACATTTGGAGCGATTGGAGCAGTAAGGAAGAACCTGGCAGTTTTGGTAtcaagaaaaaatacaaaagacaaATATCACTTTTGAGCTTTTTTGGGCCTTTCTACTACCTGAGAATTGTCCTTACATATGTAGAAAAGTTTCTGGTAACAAGATGATGAAGAATGCAGTAGTTCTCTTGGTCTATATAAATACCACGCACATTTGAAAACACTAGTGcactctttttttgtttgtttgttttattttgttttatctaGCACAAGTCCACACCCAATCTAGTGTTCATACtttccatttcatttgtttcatcatCAATAGTTTTAGCTACGTAGCTAGCTTTGactatttttaatatttttactaGTTCTTTTGAAGATTAGGATCAACCCCATATATAACCCTATAATTCATTGTTTACCCTGAAGAAATGACCATTTCTAGTAAAATTAATAGATCTTTCCACGTTCAACCTTTCCCCCGGAAACTGTAGGAGTATCCGCTGGAGTCATCTGTTTTACACAAACACGACCGGTCAAACTCAGTTGTGTTTGTAAAGATGGATAgttctcatctttttttccacagtgtcTCCGCCATGTCCAGAGATTTAGTGGAGATGGACTGTCTGTCCAGAAGTGTACTGAAAACACATTACAGTCAAATCACAAATGTTGATCGACTATTGCCTCCATTTATATCATTAATTCTCCTGTTCATtagaatgtaaataaattggCCCTTCATCTGATTTCAGCCCAATCTCTCCGCCTGCCTTGGCCGAGCTGCTGGACCTCCAGGAAGCAGGACACATTTCCTCCTCGGCTGCCAAGCAGGTCAGTCAACTGCACAGACCGTGCAATTATCCTCTTCTATCTGTCACTCACTACACACAACTCCGGCCagcattcatttgttttcaagATATCACCTGCGTCTAGTTCCTGGTTTCTCCCCACTCGCAGGTGTTCCAGGAGATGTGGAGGTCATCAAGCAAGACGGCCCTGCAGATCATCCAGGAGCAGGACTTGGGGCTTGTTAGTGACACTGCACAGCTGCACAGCATCTGCCAGAAGGTGGTGGACTCGCATCCTGATGAGGCGAGGGCTCACATGTGATTTCTCACTCACAattatattgtttgtttgtttgagatgCTCACTGTCTTCTGTGCCTCTCCATAGGTTCAAGCTATCAAAAATGGGAACAAGAAAGTTCTGAACAAACTCATGGGCATGGTTCAGAAGGAGACAAAAGGGAGAGCTGATCCTGTTCTGGTGAGGACAATTTTACAGGAGAAGACTTCATGAAGCCACATTATGCACTGAAGGTGTAGCTCTATATGGCAACACGCAGTACATGCAAATTATAAAAGTATCAACAGTCAAGCAGGAGATGAACCCCCAGTTCCTGTAAGGATGATATTATGTAAATATTGTACAATATTTTCACCAAGCAGCAGcctgtattttctgtatttatgtgtctgaaaataataaatctttTGAGACGAGACGTTCAACCGCTATttggttgatttaaaaaaaaaaaaacaggataaatTCATTCTAATATGGGGTATCTACATATGTTTTGATAAGATGACCAGAAGGATTTTATGAAACTATCACTCAACTTAATTaacaacaaacaagacaatatgaaaataaatgaaattgtcCTGACCCAAAGAAAAGAAGGGTGACAATCCTGAATCATGCAAATCCATACAAACCTTTCAACACAGGACAATGTACCAAACGGAGGCTCACACAGGCATCAGATGAAACTGCTGACATATCAGATGGTCTCTTATCAAGAAGTAGCAGAGACCCTGCCCATCCCAAATATCCAGGCATGAGAATGATCAGGGAGCTCCCTCTTGTGGCCGAGCTCATGTTATTTTTCCTGTTATGCTTCCGGTACTTCTCCCTGACAGCAAGGTGCAGATCCTTTGTAGTTTATATTTGCCTCAGTGTTTAAAGATCCTTAAACCCCTCTAGCTCCTCTTCACTGGatttcttctcctctgcaactgttatatatttaacattatctaaaataattaattaataaagtTTATCATCTGGCTGTTTGTAAAATCATCATACATCAACTGCAGTTTTCGTCATATGATTAGTTTCACAAGTGAAGCAGGCTCACACTGCGGGAGTCATATGGCGCCGGGAGCTGGTTGTGTTCCCTGGGTTTTAATGACTGTGCCCCCCTGCCCCTGTCCaaaatgaagcttttttttttttttgacccacttaaaaacatgtttgtgtgcataaaACGGTGCAATTTGGTGAGATGCTCTTCAAAAGGTTCTCCAGCACAGTTTACCTCGTCTCTGCAGTAATGCAGCCATTGCATGTAAATGGAGGCCGTAAGCTCCTCTGAGAACAAGAGCTCATTTTGAACGAAATCTCTCTGAAGGAAGGGCTGTTCATGAATTAAAGATCTTTAATCTGAATTAAAGAAGACATCGATAGCTACAGAATAAACTGACCCCCtctggcaaaaagaaaataatatattgATGGGGATAGGCAAAACCTTTCAGGCAAAGCAGCTGGAGTTTTGCTTTGAAAACACTGCCTTTTTGTTGAAAGAGAGGGGGGAATGGTCAACACATGAGGTGCATTCAGTTTCATTGAGCAGAAGTTGCCTTTATTGAGAGatgcttgtctttgtgtgtcagcaacaaacagcaaCCTGATCACAACTGCTGACAGAACTAAGGCCAAACAGTATCAGAGAGGATGAATCTTTGGAACCTACTGAGAGAGATACTGGTCTATAACCTCGGTTATGATACCCGTTTTCATGCCACAATGCTGCCAAACACAGCGGCTGTACTGCAGCGCCACGTGTAACACAGCTGAACCTGTGCTGGTTGAAGGGCAGCGTGTCGGCAACGCAAAGTGACATCACATTGAAGGCTGATAAAGTGCTCTGCAACATTCATTTACCACAGAGAAAGACTTCTTCACCAGTTCAGAAAATGGTTTTGAAAGATTCAAATAGACATTTAagtatgattaaaaaaataaaatcacacagaGATCTGACTGCGTTGGTCGCTGCCTGCATAGCATGAAATCGAACCTGGATTTCAAAAGAACCAAAAATATACAATCCAGAGTTAAAACTTAACTAAAACTCTTTGGGGTGATGACATTGGTCAAATGAATGTAAATCACAACCCAACAATTAGTTTCTACAAATTATTTCCTCTGTTGTGTCAAATTTAATTGGATCTACACAGGGTCTGGATCCACGAGAAAAAATACCAGAATTAATCAATGTGAATTATCAGTCATATATTTCCGTCTTCATTATAGGATTTACTGTAGGCAGCTCCACAAGGCCAAAAGAGATgtcagaaaaaatgtttttaaatgtccaCATTCAAAAACAGCTGCGCCTTCACATCAAGTTGTGTATGCACAGGGATGGTGTTTGATTTTTCGTTTgctgacagaaaatatttattctcCAAACCATGTAAAAGCACTATATTGTATGAACACCATTAGTCCCTAAGGCTTTTCCTTGCAGCTTCAAGTttctctatttaaaaaaatgcataattttaAATCAGGTAGTAATATGAACCAACATCACAATTTAAGTACCAATTTGAAATTATTCTAGTCCTGGTAAATTAATTTAATAGAGAAAGGCTTTGTAACAAAATACATCCCATTTTAATAACCATTTGAAACAGGTTCCTCTCAGGAGCTGTTATATCTGAGATGATTTTAAGTATATCAAAATTCTCCTCACAACTAAAAACAACAATCCCTACACAAAAAAAGTGGATACAAACCATAACTAAGAAGCCTCTTGTGCAATCTCGTTGAAAAAAATATGGCAATAGAAACCCggaaaaacatcttaaataCCCCATCCCATTGTGAAAATATCCCAAACTTAATTATACCCAAAATATCCTCAATTTGCATAGTGTTTTCTAACAATATGTACATTATAAAGCATCACTAAAGTAAGGCAAATTAAATATAACAAGAACAATCCTGGTTTTGGTGCTGTGGTGTGGAGAAGGTGGAACCCATTAATGTGAGAAATTAGTGCATCGTGGGAAAACAAAGACTTTTTAAGAACTGCGAAGAGACTCCTGAGGTACCATCACGACTCaactgaaaaacagcaaagcaaacgTCCACCGAGGAAACAGTTGAAGCCATGTAACAGAGAAATCTGGATGCATTTCCTCGATGCCGCCAGTTACTTAAATTATAGTGTGACGCTGCTAATTCAGAGATGTGCAATGTTATAAATGAGTCACGCTCCACAGAGTAAGAAAACTGAGCAGCTGACATCAGGCACCTGCAGCTGGTCGAACAAGACATTCACAAGGAGTTCATATAAAGGCAGACGACTGATTGaacgaaaaaaataaagagagaaatgcTGGTTTTGTGTTTCTATGGTCTTTGGTTGGTGGACTTGGAGTTTGCCTTTATAAATATTATCAGCTGGTGCTGGTCAAATTTCCAGGCCACAGTTTGAACCTTCTCCTCCGCTGCTCAACACCTTACAGAACTAAAAAGAAGATATTAAAAAGCACGAGAGTGATTGTCTTTGCTCAGAAAATAAATACTCTACCATTTCTTAAAATAGTTGTATAAACTGAATCCAAGATTCTTTATCAAGTAGTGCCTGcagaaaaatatatagaaaCCACCACAAAAGAGTCTTTTTAAATCGCTCAGTTATGTGAGACTTATCACGGAGACACACCGGGACACTGTTACTCTTCCATAGGAATGTAAGATAAGATGGAGTGCTCTTGTGCAATCGCAGCCAGTTCTTTGAGGAACTCTGTGAAGAGGACGGTAGCAAAGACTTCGGTCCGATCCAGAGAGATGGCTTTGGGTTTTGGTGGCGGTGAGCTCTTcaacatgccccccccctcaccaggcgtggagctgctgtttttgtctgagagaaaaaggaTTAAATTAAGTTACAACGACAAAATGTCAGGTAGACTTTATTGCACATATCAGGTTAATTTGAGACTTGAAATAAACATAATGTTCCTgttaatgaattattaattcTTCAACCTAAAAAATCTGATTGTAAACAAAGTGAACATGGACAAGAAAGTCGATAAACTAAAGTCCCAGCAACAGGGTCCTACATTGCTTCCTGTTATTGCTTGTTTACAATGTATTAAATGTGATAATATAATAATCTGGGCAGAGCTggcacagaaatggaaaaaaataaataaataacacaaggaaaaaaaatcctgaatgTTTTGTCACCTGCTGCCATGAATAAAGTCTCTCGGGCCAGCAGCCAGTGCTGGGCAGCAGTTATCATCTCTGGAAAGTCCCTTCTGGTAGCAGCCAGCTCTTCGATCTGGTTCTTCACTGTGGCAAGTACCTGAGGAAGACCCAGAGAACTGCTTTCAGGTCTGTAGTATTTCCAGCtgtgtaattaaaacaaaacccaaacccTTGCAAACAAACCTTGAAATCTCACTTCTAAAGCTGGATTGTCTAAATCACGGATCTCTTGTTTAGTCAGACgtggaataaaaacagatgttttcaaTTAATCTTAGTCGCAGGCTCAGACTATAAACCCTTCTTTATATTCCGATTTGATTCTTGTGGCGTTTAAACATCATTTAATGATGATAAAGAACCCAGCTCTGTAGCCTCGGGGGGGAAAAAGCACACACTGcccacacacgcaaacacacatgcttTTCTACCTGATAGAGAGAACGAACAGTCGGTTGAAAGACCAAGTTGGTGTTGAGCAGGAAAGAGCGCAGGAGAGGCTGAGGGTAGGCCGCCAGCTGAGCCAGGATCCCCGTCAACAACAGGTTGACATAAATGGAGTTGGAGAGCATGTTCTCCAAACGAgacaacaacacactgacaaatgGACCTGCAGAGAGAATTGTTATTAATAATGCTGTCCAAATGTGACTCTTGTGAGCTTAACCGTCCCTCGGCTCACCTGTAAAAGGCACTGAATAGCTTCTGTTTGCACTTCTGCTAAGAAAGGTGCTCCCAAACGGTGAATTCATTTTCTCTGGTTCGGGTGTTTCAgcagaaaaggaagtgaaatctatctcctcctcctcctcctcctcctcctccagaggTGAAACAGGCTTCTTCAGCTCTCCATCAGCTTTAACTGGCTTCACACCTGCTTGTGTGTCCAGCGTACGAATGAGTTCCTCATACTGAGCCAAAAGGTCGTCACCCAGCTCAGCAGCAGTTCTGTTTTGGACGTTTGAATTACAATCTGTTTGGACTTTGGCTTTTGCGTCCAagcttttattagttttattgcCTTTATCAGCCGTCACAGTGGATGGAAGCGTCATACTTAGTCTATTTTTCAAGGGAACTGAGTCTGGGGACGTTTCTTCCGGTTTTGACCGGTTTGGTTTGTGCCTACAGCGCTCAACGTCCTGAGCGTCTTTCTTGGCAACAAGATCATACACCATGACGTCATCCTGGAACTCGTTTTCCTCAATGTATGAGCCTTTAGCCAGCATGATGGCCGTCCTTCTCATGTCATTGATATGGCGAGGAGGCTCGGCTGGAGGAAGCTGTGCAGGCTTACTCTCCACTGGGGTCTCTGCAGTCTGGACCGGGCATGCGTCGTAGCTATCGTCccactccagctccagctggGTGACGGAGGGTGGCTCTGTGCTCGGCGGTGGGCGGGGTTGAGGGTGTGGTGCCAGAAGCTGGGGAACTCTCCTGATTCCCACCTGGGCTTGACGACTCTTTACACCATGCTCCTCCAGGACGCCAGGCTGGTATTTCTCAGGAGGGGGTTCCTCTCCGTCGTACGGGGCCGACCAAACCTGGCAGGCCTGAAGGCAGCTACGAATGCTCCGACGGGCTTCATCGAGGTAATGAAGGTAACTGACATCAAGGTAAATTTCTGACCCAATAGTGCAAGAATTATCATCAGCCATTTCTGCCAAgctccctctgtcctctgggaaaaacagagaggaaatgttGATAAAAGCTGTCAGTCGATGCTTCACTGCAGCACTCTCACAGAGCAAAACTAATCACTTTGACAAGTAACTGCAGGGGGCAAAGTGATGTaatacagcaaaacaacagGAGATCTCAGGATCTGATGAATCATCAATCCTGTTAAAAGTTTGTCCCACTTATACACAGATCAACACTCCATTGTGCTTTGCATTCAAAACCATAAATCTCCATATATTTTGGAaacattatgataaaaaaatttgactttttatgataattattttgtttatccCTTATAACAGCCACAGTGAAATGgctttccattttccattccAAGTTTCTTTTGACTGCACACCATCATTACTGAGCTTCAAAGATCCACTCATTCATCTGAGTATTatgaaaaaggaacattttctgGATGATTTCACCTTTGAGTTGATTTGaaagcagctaaaaaaaaaaaaaaaaaccctaaaacaaAATCCATAAAAGCTGATTACAAGTATAGCTGAAATGCATCCATTTATTTTGACTAATTTGTGACAGATCGAGAACaagaaatttgaaaataattcagGCTTCTCAAGAGGCATTACTAGAACTTCCATGCTCCAGCTGGGGGGCCTTTCAATGTGTGTGATAATTAGCTGTACCATTTACTCATGGGAGGGTAATTCTTGTTTATTCCAACTtggactgtgtttgtgtttcatgccTGTCTGTAAAACATATCATCGTGCTAAATAATTAAGTGCTGAGATTAGTGAACGCAGCAGCATCACAAACATTTCAGATAGACCTCACTGGAATAAACTACGTGTGTTTTTCATGGCCTGTCCAGTTCACCTGTGGTGTCTGTGCTGTTGGCTGTCTCCCCACCCTTGGAAAACAGGATGGAGTCAAGTTGTCGGAGGGGCGGGGGGCTGTGATCAGGGGAGCAGCAGGATGGTGTTAAAGCCAGGATCTTGGCCGCTGAGACAGAGTAGTAGTCCCTCTCTCTCACCACCCACCTCTGACTCAACATCATGTGATTACAGGGGATCAGGTACCTGGGGAGACAGATGTGAGTGAATCCTGTTAGGAAAACCAACGGGGGGTCgtaggaaggagaggaagcaggGGGCGGTGAGGAGACAGATGGTAAAATAAACTCTGTGTGGTGGGAGGGAGGGACTAAAATCTCATCATATCATAAACCAATTCGACAAAGCAAGCTTTATAACTGCGATGAGGTGTGTGAGCCCCTCACCTCAGTACGAGCTGCAGCATCACATCTTCACAGTAAAGGCCAATCAGAGTGCGGAAGAGTGCGAGCGACACAGTGCCCAGCTGATGGAaggacacaaagaaacacattacAACACAACTACTGACTTTTTGCATATGATTTGTGGAACTTCACTTGGCTTAATCTCCTAAATGTGAAAAGCAAACGTGCAGCTGTTGGAGAGAAGTCCTTGAGCCACTTACACAGTCAAACATCaatgtaaagacatttttcatgttaGTGATTCTGTTCTACCAAAACATTTGTAAAAGACATCCCGACTTATTGGACtatttcaaaatgcagatatCAGTGGCCTTTGCTGTGGGAACCTCTTGCAACTGAGCGTCACCGTGGAAACAATTTCTTAGCTTTGGACTGACATCTAACTTTTGCACATTCTCATTTCACAGTTGAAGAAAACCATCAAACATGATTCCTGCTCTAGCTAAGTGCAATAGGAGCATCTTCTAAAGAGAACTCATCAGTCTATTTTCCTGCGACGTCACCTGAAAAGGGGTGTTGATGCGGCTGACCAGAGTATCTAAGATGTGGACGCTCTCGtgttggtggaggaggatgaaggagaggaaagtcTTAAGCAGTGCCGGCTCAGAAACACTCCTCAGAAAGAGGTCAAGGTACGCTGTTGTGGTCATCACCTCCTCCAGAGTGAGCTGCACAGAGACAAGGAATCATTAGTGAGGAatgagtgtgagcgtgtgtgtggtgttgaCTTCCAGAGCAAATATAACCACCATAGAAGAATCTTCCAGtttgtttacagtttatttCCTGATCTTGGCATGTTTGCGTACTCTACACTGTTTAACATGCCTTATTAATCTGTATTGTCCAATTCTTCAGCTCTGCACAGATAAAAGCAAACGGAGCAACGCTGAGTGTTGAACTACTGAGCTGACTTAAATGTTTTGACAGGATTTATTTCTCATCGGCCAGTGCTGATTTAAATTCTGCATGCTCTGGTTGGTGAGTTTAGATTTGCAGCAGTTGGACATTTTGCCCTCAAATGAGATTCTTTACATAGAATATGAAGAAGGCATCTATCTTAGCTCTGCAAAAAGACCAGAAACAACACACGGGGGATACCGGAAGCTTAGCTAATTACATTAGCGCGCTGTATCCCATTTGTTTACCAAGGTTTATTTCTACAGATTGTCAAATTATTTTCGTATTTGCAATCAGAGCtcatacatttttctttccataaCAGAGTATGaattattttccaaatataTTGCTGCCCATTTGACATCTCTTCCATAACACACACTGTATTATGATATTTGTCATTTTCCATCAGTGCGGCCATCTCTTTTtacaagggttagggttaagtaaGTTAAGTTGATCAAATTAAAATCGTATCACGATCTCCTCCCCTGAAATATCCTCTAGTACTCCAATACTGTATCTGTCCAGCATCAAAAGGAGCTcaaagggaaaacaaagaatGAGTGCCAACCTTGTGGAGAGCTGGCGCAAGGACAGGCACGAGGAATCCATTGTAGATGTAACCAAGCAGCTGGTTTCTTATATCAGGGTGAGCCACCTGGGAACAGTCAGTTTTAAGCCAAATGTCAGTCAGGAATGCTCTGGAGCAGAGGGATGCACCCATGAACCATGTGTGAATGCATTTCAGACATGGAGGTGCCGCGTGCAGGAAATCTCTTCCAGTGTGTTCACCTGAATGACGGCATTGCAGAACTCCAGCGAATTAAGAAACTGGACGAGGGACGGCACCCGAAGCCAGTCGTCTCTGCGGAGGCAGTGCCACTCTTCATTGGGAACCTCCAGTTTGGTGGGAAGAGACGAGTACAGACCACTGAGCCCCGTGGCCAGAACCTGAGCGGAGAGAGGCATCAGTATCAAATGTTAGATTAATCAAGATTAGgtcacacacagaggtgtgctACTTTTCATTACTATTGTTGATTGTAAATATTGTTGTATTGATACCTAAATGAGGTAATTTTACAGACAAGACATCAGAATTGTTTGTAAtcgttttcatttctttataatACTATTGGATGTTCATCTGAACAACAAAACTGCACTGGCTTCCTGTAAAAGGTTTTGCCCATTTTTAGGAAGAGATTGTACTTTATATATGTGGTCTAAAGCAGAGTGAGCTACTGTAACGCAATTATATAAAGAACATTTTGTCTGTTGTCAGTTGTACCTTTGGCTTCACAGCAGGGTTTTATTACTCACTACGAAGAAACATACAATTGTAAATAATTCCTTCATTGCCATGTTTTGATAGCATTATGCCCTTGTAAGCACAGCGCTGCACCAGCCTcgcacagcacagcagcacgCGCAAGGATTTATGCCTTTGTAAGGTCATCGCCAAGAGTGCTATAAATATTTGAACAGCAAAGTGTTTTACCGCCTATAATACTCCTAAAATATTAACTACGGTATGGTAATGAGGTCACTAATTAATGCATTAATGTCAACATCCTCTCCAGATTGCAAATATATAAGGAGGATTCTGCCTTTCCCTTCTGCAGATGGTGGGATTTCTAACAACAGCGGAGCCTATAGCAGCTCAGGCCAATTGAGCTGTAAAATGAGTGCATCATTAGTGTTGCACTGATGTATACCT contains:
- the fhip1aa gene encoding protein FAM160A1; this translates as MYDPVTKMASMVANGNRDGQSLALQGVDPETCMIVFKNHWAQVVKILEKHDPLRSNSALPTLSVINLSPGASGSTRFGPIPGDEASAVQNYVEHMLFLLMEEETGQAGAMGPILEFVVMENVMERLFVWSLRREFTDDMKLEQLKMYEMLVGQAHQPLLHHKPILRPLMMLLSSCSGTAAPAVETELVLLLNQLCCVLAKDPSILELFFHTSEDQGATNFLIFSLLIPFIHREGTVGQQARDALLLIMSLSAENERVAKHIAENTYFCPVLATGLSGLYSSLPTKLEVPNEEWHCLRRDDWLRVPSLVQFLNSLEFCNAVIQVAHPDIRNQLLGYIYNGFLVPVLAPALHKLTLEEVMTTTAYLDLFLRSVSEPALLKTFLSFILLHQHESVHILDTLVSRINTPFQLGTVSLALFRTLIGLYCEDVMLQLVLRYLIPCNHMMLSQRWVVRERDYYSVSAAKILALTPSCCSPDHSPPPLRQLDSILFSKGGETANSTDTTEDRGSLAEMADDNSCTIGSEIYLDVSYLHYLDEARRSIRSCLQACQVWSAPYDGEEPPPEKYQPGVLEEHGVKSRQAQVGIRRVPQLLAPHPQPRPPPSTEPPSVTQLELEWDDSYDACPVQTAETPVESKPAQLPPAEPPRHINDMRRTAIMLAKGSYIEENEFQDDVMVYDLVAKKDAQDVERCRHKPNRSKPEETSPDSVPLKNRLSMTLPSTVTADKGNKTNKSLDAKAKVQTDCNSNVQNRTAAELGDDLLAQYEELIRTLDTQAGVKPVKADGELKKPVSPLEEEEEEEEEIDFTSFSAETPEPEKMNSPFGSTFLSRSANRSYSVPFTGPFVSVLLSRLENMLSNSIYVNLLLTGILAQLAAYPQPLLRSFLLNTNLVFQPTVRSLYQVLATVKNQIEELAATRRDFPEMITAAQHWLLARETLFMAADKNSSSTPGEGGGMLKSSPPPKPKAISLDRTEVFATVLFTEFLKELAAIAQEHSILSYIPMEE